The genomic segment CGAACATTGTTAGCCCATCTTTCTTTTGTGTAGTAATCTTGATTTTCCATACCAGGAAAACCCGTTTCGTGTTCACTTGAAAACCCCAGTAAACCGTTTTGTAAAGATTTTTCGAAAATTTGCAATCTATTAAGGTTGCTGCGCATAGTCCCAAGACCACTATAAGCAGCATTTTTATCATTATTCATATCCACAACTTTAGCGAGCACCGCTTCCATTACGTTTTGAGGAATAGACTCTCCCAGTGAATCTTGGACCATTTTTTGAATTTCAATTTGTTCGATCATATTACTCAGAAATGAAATCAGCCAATTTTTTACGATTTATTATCCTCTAATATCGTGAATAAATTTAAAGTAACCATAAAGGCCTAATGCAATAAAAGGAGTTTCTGATAATTCGCGTTCATTGAATAAAATATTATCCTACTGAGCGAGAGCTTTCTTGTGATGAATCATTATTTTATTTTTGTCCGGATCAACAATAACTGCCATATCGCAGGTTGGGTAATGTTGAGGTTCCATAAAGAAAGTGACTTTGTCATTTTTGAGTTTCGCCACAAATCCGTCAAAATCATCCACTTCAAGCGCGACCACCACGCCAGTTTCTGATGGCTTCCAATCAGGCGAACAGCCGATAGAAAGTGTACTTTTTCCAACTTCATACTCAATCCAATTTTCACTCTTGCTACCGTCATATTCTGAATTAGTTTTCAAGCCCAAAAT from the Patescibacteria group bacterium genome contains:
- a CDS encoding VOC family protein, with the protein product MKITEVAFSIYAVTDIKASRAFYEGILGLKTNSEYDGSKSENWIEYEVGKSTLSIGCSPDWKPSETGVVVALEVDDFDGFVAKLKNDKVTFFMEPQHYPTCDMAVIVDPDKNKIMIHHKKALAQ